From Pseudomonas sp. stari2:
AACTGCCGGCATCCGTGGGTTTGCTTGCGAGCCAGAAGAAGCCTTTGGAGCGCAGCAACTTACCGTTCAGCCAAGGTCGATCGATGAAGTCGAAAAAGCGCTGAGGGTGAAAGGGTCGGCGCGCGCGGTAAGCCGTGGACGCGATGCCGTACTCCTCGGTTTCCGGCACATGTTCGCCACGCAATTCCTGGAGCCAGCCCGGGGCCGTTGCAGCCCTGTCGAAGTCGAAACGGTGGGTGTTGAGGATCTTCTCCAGCGGCACTTCGCCCATCACCATCGGGATGATCTCGGCGTTCGCGTTGAGCCGCTTGAGGATCGCCATCAGCTCTTCCCGTTCTCGGCTGCTGATCAGATCGATCTTGCTGATCAACAGAACGTCGGCGAACTCGATCTGTTCGATCAACAGATCGGTGATCGAGCGCTCATCTTCTTCACCGAGGATTTCGCCACGGGAGGCCAGACTTTCGGCAGCCTGGAAATCAGGCAGGAAATTCAGGCCGTCGACTACAGTGACCATGGTGTCGAGGCGGGCTATGTCCGCGAGGCTTTGGCCCTGCTCGTCGCGGAAGGTGAAGGTCTCGGCTATCGGCAATGGCTCGGAAATGCCGGTGGATTCGATGAGCAGATAATCGAATCGGCCTTCCCGTGCCAGTTTGGCGACCTCCTCTAGAAGGTCTTCGCGTAACGTACAGCAGATACAACCGTTGCTCATCTCGACGAGTTTTTCTTCTGCACGGTTCAGGTCGACATTACGCTGAACTTCGCTGCCATCAATGTTGATTTCGCTCATATCGTTGACGATCACCGCCACACGCAGATCGTCTCTGTTACGTAGTACGTAATTCAAAAGTGTACTTTTTCCGGCGCCGAGAAAGCCGGATAAAACGGTCACGGGAAGTGGGGAAGACATGGGGTAAACCTCATCAAACGGTAGCTAAACACAGGAAACGCTCTCTGCGGCAGGCGTTCTTGGGCTTCTACGAGACAATCAGAGAAGCAGACGCTTGAAAACAGGAGCCACGGAAAGCTCGATCGAATTTATGTTATAGTATAACAATATTAAAGATCCACTTTCTTCTTGCCGGAAATGACAAAGGGCTGGAAGCTGGAAACACTTCGCCGTCGAGTGATCTCATGAAAACTGCGCTGAAATTCTCACTCGTTGGCCTGGCTTTGCTGACGTTCGATGCATGGGCACAAGTCCCAGGGCTCGCCAACTGCACGCGCAGCGCGAATCTGCTGGCGTGTGTGGATGCCAATGGCAACGCCTACAGCGTCAACACGGCCGGCAAGACGATTTACCTGCGAGGTTTCGAGAAGATTGGCCAACGTTATTGGGCGCAAACCAACAGCATCTATGGGCAGCTGACGTTCTTCACCGGGATCGCCTCCGACGGCGAGGCCTGGGTCGGTTACAACCGCCGGGTGGGCTGGACAACGATCAATCGCTTCTCCAGCTCCGGCGGAAGCACCGGGAAGTTCACTTGTAGCCGACTCACGGGCTGCTAGACACGCGCTGATTTCTGCTCCTGCTGCCAAGCGATATAGCTGTCGGCAGGTGGATTTTTCTGGAAATAGCGCTGCAACCCTTCGAACAATCCGTCAGCAACCGCCTGCTGATGGCGAGCGGTGACCAGTCGCTGACTGTCCCGCGCGTTGGAAATGAACCCGGTTTCCACCAGAATCGACGGCACATCGGGTGACTTCAGTACCGCAAATCCTGCCTGTTCCACACGCTTTTGATGCAGCGTGGTGATGCCCGCCAGACTCCCCAGCACCGTGCTGCCCAACTGCAAACTGGCGGCGATCGTGGCGCTCATCGACATATCGAGGATGACCCCGGCGAGCATCGGGTCCTTGTCTTTCAGATTCAGCAGGCTGGTTGCACCGAGCAGATCCGCACCGTTTTCCCGCTGCGCCATAAAGCGCGCAGTGGCCGACGTCGCGCCCCCTTCAGACAGGCAATACACCGAAGCGCCCGAAGCGGTCAGACGCGGCGCGGCATCTGCGTGCACCGAAATGAACATGTCGGCCTTGTGCTGGCGAGCAATATCGACCCGCTTGCGGAGCGGTACAAAGAAGTCGTCGTTGCGCACAAGCTTCACATCGAAGCCCTTTTCCCGCTTCAGCCGGCGGGCAAGCAGCTGTGAAATGGAGAGCACAACGTCTTTCTCGCGCTCGCCTTTTGCACCCACTGCGCCCGGATCTTTACCGCCATGACCAGGGTCGACCACGACAATAATGTCTCGTTTTGGATGATTGGTTTTCCCCGGTGTTTCACGTGGAACGCTTGGAGCTGCCACTTTTGAATCGCCCAAAAGGTCCAGAACCAAGCGATGCCCTTGCCCATCCTGAGGCGCCAGCAGGAAGGTATTGAGCTGAACCGGGCGATTCAAATCCAGAACGATTCGAGTATCACTCTTCCCAAAATGCCCGGAACGGATGCTGCGAATGACCGTTTCGCTGAGCGCCAACTGACTGAAATCACCACTCAAGTTGGCACCATTCAAGTCGATGATCAGACGATCCGGTGCACTCAACGTAAACGTCTTGTAGCTCACTGGCCCGCTCAAATCGAAGACCAGTCGAAGCTTGTCATCCGAACGCCAGAGGCGTGCATTGCGAATTTGTGTAGCGCTGACACTGAATGGAAAAGCCAGCGCAGCGCTGGCCAACATCAGATTAAGCAAATGACGTCTGTGCATATGAAAGCCCGTTAATGAAAAAGGCATCGTGATTTGAATTGTTATAATGTAACATCAAATCCAATCAACACGATGGTACTGAACATGAATGCGCTGACGCTGCCGGATATCGCCGCGCAAGCCGCCCGCCAAGCCTTGCCGCTTGATTGGGTGGGAATGCGTGGTATCGCTCTACCTGTCTTTATCGAGGGCCAACGCCTGGCAGCAAAAGCCGATGCGGGTGTCAGCCTGGATGACGGCGAGGCCCGTGGGATTCACATGTCACGGTTGTACCTCGCGCTGGAAATGCTGGAACAACAAAACCTCACTCCCGCACTTTTGCAGCAGGTTTTGCAGCGTTTTCTCGATAGCCATGATGGCCTGGCCACCAGCGCCTATTTGAATATTCATACGGACTTGCTGCTCAGAAGGCCCGCATTGGTCAGCCCATTGGCAGGATGGAAAACCTATCCGGTGACCATTGCAGCCACTCTGAAAAACACAGTGTTCCACGTGGAACTGAAAATCGAGGTGGCCTATTCCTCGACTTGCCCCTGCTCTGCCGCTCTGGCGAGGCAATTGATCCAGCAGCAATTCGTCGACGATTTCGCCAACAAGCCGTTGCAACATGCCGAGGTTCTGGCTTGGTTGGGCTCGACTCAAGGGATCGTCGCAACGCCCCACAGCCAACGCAGTACCGCGCGACTGCATCTGCACCTGGATGAATTTGTCGATGGTTTGCCACTGACCTCAACCATCAACGATGCCGAAGCAGCCCTCGGCACCGCGGTACAAACCGCCGTGAAACGCGCCGACGAACAAGCCTTCGCCCTCGCTAATGGCCAGAACCTGATGTTCTGCGAAGACGCCGCTCGCCGTCTGAATCTGGCACTGCGTCGTTCACCCGGCATCCGCGAATTCCACCTGTGCGTGATCCACGCCGAAAGCCTCCACGCCCACGATGCAGTCGCTGAAAGTCGCTGGCGCCGGGAGACCGCATGATCCGCCTGCAGTCTCTGAGTTGGGGCGCACCCGGCCAACCGCTCACGCCACCGCTGAGCCTCCAACTGGAACGCGGCAGCCTGACCGCCATCATCGGTGTCAACGGCAGCGGTAAAAGCAGCCTGCTGAAAGTCATCGCCGGATTACAGAGGCCTTTGGCTGGCGCCGTCGCATTAGGCGTCCCTCGCCAAAGTGGTTTGTCATTCCTCCCCCAGCAACAGCACCTGGATCGGCAATTCCCGATCAGCCTTCAGGAACTGGTCGCCGCCGGTTTCTGGGGCCGCCGACTTTCAACCCAACTGCGCACACAACGGCTGACTCAGTCACTTGAAGACTGGCACTTGAGCGGCCTGGAGCAGCGCCCATTGATGGCCCTCTCCGGCGGTGAATTACAACGCGCCCTGCTCGCCCGATTGAGTCTGGCCGACACGCCATTGCTGCTGCTCGACGAACCCCATGCCGCCCTCGACGAACTGGGTCAAGCATTACTCTGGCAACACCTGCACAGCTGGCATGCGCAAGGCCGGACGCTGGTGATGGTTTGCCACGACCTCGCCGCCGTCCGTCAACACATTCCACAAACGCTGCTGATCAAACACAGCGGCTGTGTGTTTGGCCCCAGTGTTGAACTGATCCAGCAAACACCCAACGTGCAGGTGGCCTGATGCACGCCGCCGCGCATTTCTGGCAACCGTTCCTTGAGTTCGTGTTCATGCGTCGGGCACTGCTCGGCGGTCTCCTGCTCGCGTGCAGCACCGCGCCATTGGGTGTATTCCTGATCCTGCGCCGCATGAGCCTGATCGGCGATGCCGTCGCCCACGGCATCCTTCCCGGTGCCGCACTCGGTTTCTGGTTTGCCGGCCTGAGTCTTCCCGCGCTGACCCTCGGCGGTCTCGGCGCTGGCCTGAGCATGGCCGGACTCGCCGCATGGATCACCCGCCGAACTGGCCTGCGCGAGGACGCCAGCCTCGCGGCGATCTACCCGATCTCCTTGGCCAGCGGTGTACTGATTCTGGGCATCGCCGGCAAACGGCTCGACCTGCTGCACTTGCTGTTCGGCTCGGCGCTGGCCGTCGACGGGCCGACCCTCAACGGCATGTTGGGCGTTTCGCTGCTGAGCCTGATGGCCATGGCACTGATCTACCGCCCGCTCCTGCTCGACACCCTCGACCCACTTTTTTTGCGCACCGTCAGCCGACTCGGCCCGATCGCCCACGGGGTGTTCCTGACGCTGGTGGTGCTCAACCTGGTCATCGGTTTCCAGGCCATCGGCGCGCTGATGGTGGTCGGACTGATGATGCTGCCCGCCGCCGCTTCACGTTTCTGGAGCCGACGCCTGCCGATCCTGATCGCTATCGCCGCCGTGATCGGTTGCCTGTCGGTATGGCTCGGCCTGTTGCTGTCGTTCTACTACTCGCTGCCCAGCGGTCCGGCCATCGTGCTGGTCGCGGGCATCGGTTACCTGTTGTCCGTCGTGCTCGGGCCGGTTCACGGCCTGCTGCGCCGCCCGCCCTTGCTCACATCCCAATGAGGTATTTCCCGATGCGCGCTCTACTTGTGTTGTTAAGCCTGATGCTATCGATGTCGTTGTCGGCGGCGGAGAAACTGCCGGTGGTCACCAGTTTCAGCATCCTCGCCGACATGGTGCATCAGGTCGGCGGCGAGCATATCCAGATCACCAACATGGTCGGCCCGGACGCCGACGCCCACACCTACGAACCGACGCCGGACGATGCCAAGGCACTTCTGAAAGCAAAACTGATCGTGAAAAACGGGCTGGGTTTTGAACCCTGGCTGGACCGATTGGTGACCAGTACCGACACCAAGGCCACCGTCGTCAGTGCCAGCCATGGCGTGATCCCCCGCTCTCTGGATGAGGACGGAGAAACCGTTCCCGATCCTCATGCCTGGCACAACCTGGCCAACACCGAGCTGTATGTCGCCAACATCACCAAGGCACTGATCGCCGCCGACCCGGCGAACACAGCCGACTACGAACGTAACAGCAAGGCTTACCTGAAACAGATCTACGCCCTCCTCGCCGAAGCCAAGTCCAAGCTCGGTTCCCTGCCGCCGGGCAACCGCAAGATCGTCACCAGCCACGATGCCTTCGGTTATCTGGGGCAAGCCTACGGGATCGACTTCATGGCACCGCAAGGTCTGTCCACCGAGCGCGAACCTTCCGCCGCCGAAGTCGCCGCGCTGATCACCCAGATTCGTCAGGCCAAGGTCAAAGCGGTGTTCATGGAAAACATCAAGGACGCACGCTTGCTCAAACAGATTGCCGACGAAAGCGGCGCGCACATCGGCGGCACGCTGTACTCCGACGCCCTCGCCGCTTCGGGTCCGGCCAGCACATTCGCCGGCTTGTTCGAATACAACCTCAACACTCTTTACGACGCCCTGAGCCAACCATGATCCGCAAAAATCCTTCCGGCGATCTGCCGCAAATTGCCGAGTCTGCCTACGTCGACAAAACTGCGATCATCTGCGGCAAAGTGGTGATCGGCGAAAATGTGTTCGTCGGCCCCTACGCAGTCATTCGCGCTGATGAAGTGGACGCCTCCGGCGAGATGGAGCCAATCACCATCGGCGCCAATTCGAACATCCAGGATGGCGTGGTGATCCACTCCAAGTCCGGCGCGGCGGTAACCATCGGCGAGTTCAGTTCCATCGCCCACCGCTCGATCGTGCATGGGCCATGCAAGGTCGGCGACCGGGTGTTCATCGGCTTCAACAGCGTGCTGTTCAACTGCGTGGTCGGCAACGGTTGCGTGGTGCGGCACAACTCGGTGGTCGATGGCCGGGATCTGCCGGATGCGTTCTACGTGCCCTCCACCACCCGCATCGGGCCGGGCACCGACCTCTCGCAATTCCCTCCGGTGAGTGTCAGCGCTTCGGAGTTTTCCGAAGACGTGGCGCGCACCAACGTTGATCTGGTGCGCGGCTACAAAGCCCTGCAGAACGAGTTCTGATCCCATGAACAGTGTGCTGATTCGCAATGCGCGCCTGGTTGATGACGGGCATGAGTTCTACGCCGATCTGCTGGTCAGCCACGGTCGCATCGTCAAGATCGGTCGTAGCATTGAAGGTGAAAACGCCACGCTGGAAATCGACGCCAACGGTCAATGGTTGCTGCCGGGGATGATCGACGATCAGGTGCATTTCCGTGAGCCGGGCTCGCCAGCCAAAGGCAGCATCTACACCGAATCCCGCGCAGCCGTGGCCGGTGGCATCACCAGTTTCATGGACATGCCCAACACTAATCCGGCTACCCTCACCCTCGAAGCGTTGGCCGACAAGAAGCGTCGGGCAGCGATCAACTCAGTGGCCAACTACGGCTTTCACTTCGGCGTCAGTCACGACAATCTGGACACCGTCGCGGCGCTCAATCCAAGTGAAGTGGCCGGGGTCAAAGTGTTCATGGGTGCATCGACCGGCAACATGCTGGTTGATGACTCCAAGACGCTGGAGCGTTTGTTCGCCGAGGTGCCGACGATCCTGCTGGCTCATTGCGAACACACACCAAGCATCGACGCCAACAGCGCAAAACTGCGTGAGCGCTTCGGCGAACATCTTCCGCACGATGCTCATGCATTGATCCGCAATGCCGAGGCCTGTTATCGCTCCTCTTCGCTGGCAGTGGAACTCGCCAAACGCCATGACACTCGCCTGCACGTGCTGCACTTGACCACGGCTCGAGAGCTGGAACTGTTCGAAGACAAACCACTGGCGCACAAACGCATCACGGCGGAAGTCTGCCTGCATCATCTGCTGTTCGATGACCGCGATTACCCGGACTTCGGCAACCAGATCAAATGCAACCCGGCGATCAAAAGCGAGGCTGATCGCGATGCCCTGCGTCGGGCATTGTTGAGCAATCGACTGGATGTGATCGGCAGCGATCACGCTCCGCATACCTGGGCGGAGAAACAATTGTCGTACGCCCAGGCACCGTCCGGACTGCCGCTGGTACAACATGCGTTGCCGGCGTTGTTGGAACTGGTAGCGGATGGCGTGCTGCCGATCACCACGCTGGTGGCAAAGACCAGCCACCGGGTGGCGGATCTGTTTGCCATTCCGGATCGCGGTTATTTGAGGGAGGGTTATTGGGCCGATCTGGTGTTGATTCAGCCAGAGCCCGAGGGTGTCGCGGTATCACGACAACCGATCCTGTCGCAGTGCGGTTGGACGCCGTTTGCCCGTCACAACTTTCGCCATCGAGTGAGTACGACGCTGGTGTCGGGACAGGTTGCGTGGCACGACAATCGGCTGCATGACGGGTGTCAGGGATTGCCGTTGCGGTTCATGCGCTAGAAGAAACCGCCCCCACAACATTGTGGGGGCGGTTCGATTTTCAGGCTCTTGGTTTGACGGTGCCGCAGTCCTGGCCCAACCAGACGGCGCGGGTTTCCAGACTACCCTTCTGGTTGATGCCGATGGCATTGAACGTGCCGTTGGCGATAGTGGTGAACTCACGATCGCTGACGAACGTTGCAACACCGGTGCCCGAGGCTCGCGGGCAACTGAAACGGAATTTCCATTGGTTGCCGTTGCGCTCGGTGATCTGCTGTTTGCAGCCGGACTGCGGGTCGGCCAGCGGAATATCATTGGTCGCTACTTGTTGTGGCGTCAGGCAGGCACGAATGCCTTGGCCACCGATGTTGATCCCTTGCTTCTCCAGTGCCGCCCGCTGTTGCGGGGTGATCTGGCCTTGGATCTGGCCGAGGATCGATTGCACGTCCATGGCCTGATCATCGACCTTCACATTGCTCGATGTCATTTCCCACAACCCCGGCTGCAGCATTTGCGCCTGAGCCACCAACGGCAAGGCCAACCCCAGACCCAGTGCCAAACCCAGCAGACGAACGTTCATTGCAAAACTCCTGATCAGTAGTGGCCGTTAGACGTCGGCCGCTTGTTTCGGTTCATGGCCTGCTTTCATGGCTAAAAAGAAAATAGCGACAAGCGCAAAGGAACATGGTCTGTTAAGCATTGAATCTTCAGGAGCAAGGTTGCCCCATGGATTATTTTGGACCGCACATCTTCGGTTATCTGATCGCGCTGATACATAGCCTGGGCACAATTGCCGCCATCCATGCGGTGCTGACCGTCCGCACGGCGCAAGGCGCGATCGCCTGGGCGCTGTCGCTGATCTTCATTCCCTATCTCACCCTCATCCCCTACCTGGTGTTCGGTCGCAGCACCTTCGACGGTTATATCAAGGCCCGACGTCAGGCCAACGAACAGATGCGCCAGGCCGTTTCCGAACTGAACTGGCGGCCCTGGGTAGAAGAAGCCCTGACCGCTCGCGCCTCGAATGCCTACGACTCGTTGCGGGCGATGCCGAAATTGGGTCGCATGCCGTGTCTGGCCAACAATGAAGTGCAATTGCTGATCAACGGCGCCGCCACCTTCGAAGCGATTTTCCACGCAATCGAGCAGGCACGGGAAGCCGTGCTGATCCAGTTTTTCATCATTCACGACGATCGCCTCGGCCAGCGCCTGCGCCAACTGCTGCTGAAGAAAGCCGCCGAAGGTGTCGCGATTCATTTGCTGTACGACCGCATCGGCAGCCACGCCCTGCCCCATAGTTACGTACAGGCACTTCGCGATGGCGGGGTCGAGGTCAAGGCATTCGCCACCCGCAGCGGCTGGCTCAATCGCTTCCAGGTGAATTTCCGCAACCACCGCAAGATTGTGGTGGTCGACGGAATGATCGGTTTCGTCGGCGGACACAACGTCGGCGACGAATACATGGGCGAAAAACCACCCTTGGCGCCATGGCGCGACACCCACGTTCAGGTGCGCGGGCCGGTGGTTGCGTGCATGCAGGAGTCATTTGCCGAGGACTGGTTCTGGGCCGCACGTACGCTGCCGCCGCTGATCCTGCCAGACGTTTACCCGGACGACGGCGTGCTCTGCCAGTTGCTGGCCAGCGGCCCGGCGGATGCCTACGAGACCTGCTCGCTGTTCTTTGTCGAAGCCATCCATGCCGCCACCGAGCGCGTATGGATCACCAGCCCCTACTTCATTCCCGACGAGGCGGTGTTCGCCGCATTGCGTCTCGCGGTCCTGCGCGGTGTCGACGTGCGACTACTGCTGCCATCACGTCCCGATCACCGCATCGTTTACGCCGCATCGAGCCTTTACGCGTTCGAAGCGGTGCGCGCCGGGGTGCGGGTATTCCGCTATGAACCGGGTTTCCTGCATCAGAAAGTGGTGCTGGTCGACAGCGAAATCAGCGCCATCGGCAGCGCCAATCTGGACAACCGTTCGTTCCGGCTGAATTTCGAAGTGATGTTGCTGACGGTCGACAGTGAATTCGCCGGCCACGTGGAACAGATGCTCAACGAGGACTTTGCCCAGGCCTACGAAATCGCCAAGGAAGAAGGCCGGGAGATCCACCGCCTGCAACAACTCGGCATGCGGATCGCCCGGCTGATTTCACCGATTCTCTAGCTCAAGGGTTATAGATGTCATCACGGGTCCACGGTAGTTCATGGCTGCCATCGGGGTGGGCCTTTACTGCGAGAATCTGGTGCAGATTAATCCAGCCCCGGGCAAACGCGTAGGCGCAACCGGCAAGGTACAGTCGCCAGATACGCAGGGCCTGATCCGACACCAGTTTGCCGGCCGCTTCGAGGTTGTCCTCCAGCCGTTCGCTCCAGTGGTCCAGCGTGCGCGCGTAATGCAGACGCAGGCTTTCGACATCGACGATCTCCAGACCGGCCTCGCTGATCTCGGCCGAGATCATTGCCAGGTGCGGCAGTTCGCCGTTGGGGAACACGTATTTTTCGATGAAGTCGCCGGCACCGCGTCCCACCGGACGGCCATCGGTGTGCTTGGCGGTGATGCCGTGGTTCATCACCAGACCGCCCTCTTTCACCGCGCCGAACAAGGTCTTGCAGTATTCGGCCAGATTGGCGTGGCCGACGTGCTCGAACATCCCGACACTCACCACTTTGTCGAAACGCCCATCCTGCGGCAGATCACGATAATCGAGCAGCTGCAGTTCGACCTGGTCTTCCAGGCCCTCGGCTTTAACCCGCTCCCGAGCCAGCGCCAGTTGTTCCTTGCTCAGAGTGATACCGAACACCTTGGCACCGAACTCACGGGCAGCGTAACGCGCCAGACCGCCCCAGCCGCAGCCGACGTCCAGCAGGTAGTCGCCCGGCTGCAGACGCAGCTTGCGACACAGGTGCCGGAACTTGGCCTGTTGCGCCTGCTCCAGGGTTTCGCTGCCGGTTTCGAAATAGGCGCAGGAATACGCCATGTCACTGTCCAGCCAGAGCTGGTAGAACGCGTTGGACAGGTCGTAGTGATAGGAAATGGCTTTGGCGTCGGTTTCCTTGTCGTGCACGGTTCGCACCGGCTGACTGTCTTCGTCTTCATCGAGCAGCGCCGTGCTCAATTCGTCGCAAACCCGGATGACCTCGCTGATCGAGCCCTCGAGTTCCAGTTTGCCCTCGACGAACGCCGCCCCCAGCGCGTCGAGACTTGGATGGGTCAATTGGGACACCATCAACGGGTCCTTGACCACGATGGTGACGCTGGGCGTCGGGCCCAGATTGAATTCATGGCCGTCCCAGAGTCGCAGGCGAAGCGGAAGCTGCAGATTCTGTAAGGCCGGTGGAAGTTGCGCGAGCATGGAATATCCCCCTGGTTTCAGACGTCTGATCTGAGGGTAGACCATCCTTGAAAATTAGCAGGCTATCGATTCGATAGTTGCCACCTATCAGCCAACTTGGCTGCAACGGCACCGATCTCCGTGCTTCAGTGCGCCTTATCTGGAGACTTCAAGACCGGCGCACAGTTCGAAAAATGATCAGTTCTGCTCTTCAAGCTTCAGCAGCGGTTCCTGAAAGCGCAACAACCGACCGGCATTCCCCAACACCAGCAATGTGCTGAGATTGTGCAGCAATGCAGCGATCATCGCCCCGGCCGCGCCCAACCAGCCGAATGCGGCGAATACCACGATGGCCAGCGTCCAGCCCAGACCGATGATCACGTTCACTTGCAGCGTGCGCCGACATTGGCGACTCAGGCGCACACAGGTGCCGAGCCGGCGCAGGTCGCTGCCGATCAGCACAATGTCGGCGGACGC
This genomic window contains:
- the cfaB gene encoding C17 cyclopropane fatty acid synthase CfaB — its product is MLAQLPPALQNLQLPLRLRLWDGHEFNLGPTPSVTIVVKDPLMVSQLTHPSLDALGAAFVEGKLELEGSISEVIRVCDELSTALLDEDEDSQPVRTVHDKETDAKAISYHYDLSNAFYQLWLDSDMAYSCAYFETGSETLEQAQQAKFRHLCRKLRLQPGDYLLDVGCGWGGLARYAAREFGAKVFGITLSKEQLALARERVKAEGLEDQVELQLLDYRDLPQDGRFDKVVSVGMFEHVGHANLAEYCKTLFGAVKEGGLVMNHGITAKHTDGRPVGRGAGDFIEKYVFPNGELPHLAMISAEISEAGLEIVDVESLRLHYARTLDHWSERLEDNLEAAGKLVSDQALRIWRLYLAGCAYAFARGWINLHQILAVKAHPDGSHELPWTRDDIYNP